In Gossypium hirsutum isolate 1008001.06 chromosome D06, Gossypium_hirsutum_v2.1, whole genome shotgun sequence, one genomic interval encodes:
- the LOC107899835 gene encoding uncharacterized protein: MELKFTPTKNLQMSIFRTPQESPSLISSIRSADQVKCNQSLAYGYLHRSSRFSSRKFTAHCCSSFNVFLRENSVHKSIELNPSKQPLPSKVEFLDPTSLGICSEPLNWPERDEIRRFTIEQEANNVGVPHSLRLRKQRGKLDSFVGNASGFAYSSVKNAIASLVFIIREIQNYTLIIRESLYSEDLADVMSKIQQDMTLTFVWLFQQVFSQTPTLMVYVMLLLANFSVQSMAENVSFDVIQRQGFTQNVVTAIVLVSDKESEKEEQEDQCPKANDEVRLWEPMVEEASRIRGESVHDKALEYQIRQQLVSPLHAEVEPDNHEVHFRTNLVYQMRIDEQPNNSLLLTNYAQFLHLVVKDYDRAEEYFKRAIEVEPQDAEALGLYADFLWKVRNDQWGAEEMYIQAVEADTKNPFQVSKYANFLWSTGGEGTCFVFDESK, from the exons ATGGAACTAAAGTTTACACCTACAAAGAATCTGCAAATGTCAATATTCAGAACCCCACAAGAATCACCCTCTTTAATATCATCTATAAGATCAGCCGATCAAGTTAAGTGCAACCAATCTTTGGCCTATGGCTACCTTCATCGTTCATCACGTTTTAGCTCAAGAAAGTTTACGGCTCATTGTTGCTCAAGCTTCAATGTATTCCTCCGTGAAAACAGTGTTCACAAGAGCATAGAATTGAATCCTTCAAAGCAGCCTTTACCCTCAAAGGTCGAGTTCCTAGATCCCACATCGCTCGGAATCTGTTCGGAGCCATTGAATTGGCCTGAAAGAGATGAGATTCGAAGGTTCACCATCGAACAAGAAGCAAACAACGTGGGGGTCCCACATTCACTGAGGTTGCGAAAACAGAGGGGGAAGTTGGATAGTTTCGTTGGTAATGCAAGTGGATTTGCATATTCCTCTGTTAAAAACGCCATTGCTTCATTAGTTTTCATCATCAGAGAGATCCAAAACTACACGCTGATAATTAGGGAAAGTCTTTATTCCGAAGATTTAGCGGATGTCATGTCTAAAATCCAACAAGACATGACGTTAACCTTTGTATGGCTGTTCCAACAAGTGTTTTCCCAAACGCCGACACTCATGGTTTACGTCATGCTTCTTTTGGCAAATTTTTCTGTTCAATCAATGGCAGAAAATGTTTCTTTTGATGTAATCCAACGACAAGGATTCACTCAAAATGTTGTTACAGCAATCGTGTTGGTTTCAGACAAGGAAAGTgaaaaagaagaacaagaagaTCAATGTCCAAAAGCCAATGATGAGGTTAGGTTATGGGAACCAATGGTGGAAGAGGCTTCGAGGATAAGGGGGGAGTCGGTTCATGATAAAGCCTTGGAATATCAAATAAGGCAACAATTGGTTTCTCCATTGCACGCGGAGGTTGAACCAGATAACCACGAAGTTCATTTCAGAACGAATCTTGTTTACCAAATGCGTATTGACGAGCAGCCTAATAATTCTCTTTTGCTAACAAATTATGCTCAGTTTCTTCACCTTGTTGTCAAGGACTATGACAG GGCAGAAGAGTACTTCAAACGTGCTATTGAGGTGGAACCTCAAGATGCCGAGGCATTGGGACTATATGCTGATTTCTTATGGAAAGTGAGAAACGATCAGTGGGGAGCTGAAGAAATGTACATACAAGCTGTCGAGGCT
- the LOC107900536 gene encoding chlorophyll a-b binding protein CP29.3, chloroplastic yields MAITTSAAATASHFFGTRIYNPNLISSGRIQARFGFSFGTKKAPPPPPPQPKKAAPKPPSDRLVWFPNASAPEWLDGTMIGDRGFDPFGFAKPAEYLQFDLDSLDQNLAKNEAGEIIGVIKETAELKPTPFQPYTEVFGLQRFRECELIHGRWAMLGTLGAIAVEALTGVAWQDAGKVELVEGSSYLGQPLPFSLTTLIWIEVLVIGYIEFQRNSVLEPEKRLYPGGYFDPLGLASDPDKIDNLKLAEIKHSRLAMVAFLIFGLQAAITGKGPITFIASFSS; encoded by the exons ATGGCCATCACCACCTCCGCAGCTGCCACGGCGTCACATTTCTTCGGGACTCGTATTTACAACCCTAACCTGATAAGCTCTGGTCGAATCCAAGCTAGGTTTGGGTTTAGTTTTGGCACCAAGAAagcaccaccaccaccaccaccacaacCCAAAAAAGCAGCCCCGAAACCACCATCCGACCGCCTTGTTTGGTTCCCCAATGCGAGCGCACCGGAATGGCTAGACGGGACAATGATAGGAGACCGAGGGTTCGATCCTTTCGGCTTTGCTAAACCAGCAGAATACTTGCAATTTGATTTGGACTCATTGGACCAGAACTTGGCCAAGAATGAGGCTGGTGAGATAATCGGGGTGATTAAGGAGACAGCAGAGCTGAAGCCGACACCGTTTCAACCGTACACAGAGGTCTTCGGGTTGCAAAGGTTTAGAGAATGTGAACTGATTCATGGAAGATGGGCGATGTTGGGAACTCTTGGTGCCATTGCTGTTGAGGCACTCACTGGAGTTGCATGGCAAGACGCAGGAAAG GTTGAATTAGTGGAAGGATCATCTTACTTAGGGCAACCACTTCCATTTTCGTTGACCACATTAATATGGATTGAAGTATTGGTAATTGGTTACATAGAGTTTCAAAGAAATAGTGTACTTGAGCCTGAGAAAAGGCTCTACCCAGGTGGCTATTTTGATCCACTTGGGTTAGCCTCTGATCCTGACAAAATTGATAACCTCAAATTGGCTGAAATCAAGCATTCAAGGCTTGCTATGGTTGCTTTTCTTATATTTGGACTCCAAGCTGCAATTACTGGAAAAGGTCCTATTACCTTCATTGCTAGCTTTAGCAGTTGA